The genomic interval TCTCAggacatgatgatgatggtatCAGAGGGTGTTGCCATACCAAGTTAGTAATTTACTAAGAAGCTCTCAAAGAGTTATCTGAGTGCCATGACATCCATTCTTGCCTCAAAGCCATAGTTAGAAGGAGCATCACAATAGATCCCAGTTAACCAGAGAAGGGTGGATGATTGACTATGGACAGAAAAGGGGATCACTATTAAaaatggttatttttattatagtttttagaTTTGTTTAGTAGCAATTAATATACCATACTATTTAGAAGAGTTATTGGAGCATAAAACTACAGCAAAGATAGACAATTCTAATAAGTAATAACACTAACCACTGGAGCTTGAAACATTAAGTAATTAACATGTTATTTGTTCAACTACATACTTTCACAAGTAGGTGAGCTATTCTGAAATTTTGTACAATGCTGTCTGGGATGCAATTAGGCAATAATGCccagcacagtgcattttaaACTTGATTAAATCAATTAAAGagtaatatattttgtgtGATGGATggatataaatatttgatGAGTAAGTATATTAGGAGATGATTGGCGGCGTCTGAGAATGTAATTGTATAAATGTAATACGAGACGAGACTACATATACTCTGTCTTATACGAGAATACACTAAACATACCTGAACTGCAAATTTAGATGCATCAATGAACTCATTTAGACTGAACTCCTGGTCAAAGTAAGGCCTTATTATGAAGTTGGCGAACATCCAGTTCTTGATATACTTTATGAATGAAGGCCAAACTATGGGTGGAAACTCCATCAACTGAGGCAGTCTTCTTGTTTCCACCCTATCATCTGAATAATTCCGAAATTGTATAACAGGACATGTTGAGGTTATAGCTGGTAATTGCCGCGGCAATTTGTATGTTGTTAGGCTACATAGTCTGAAAGTCTGTCGTGAGAGCACTTGCCTTAAAGCTAAATTCATATTTCACTTAATACAATGGTATAAATCTTTAATTtctaagaaaaacaaaacatgaaTTCGTATATTTTTGACAACAATGGCTAGATCGCTCACTGACATTGACATgatcattttaaaaaattctGTTCTGTGGTCAATAAAAATTTCAATCCAGATCAATGGCAAGGCAAGCGCATCGACTTACCACTAAACTGTACCTGTGTAAGGAAAAAGTTATCTTATCTGTGTTAAAAATTttagtaagaaaaataaaaaagtcaaACAAAGCAAAGTtgattttgatcaaattcaacctcaacattatattttgtacttttctATAGATACGTATTGCATTACGTTCGTGTAAAGAGATAAATTTCCATTTCAGCACCACTTTCACGATGGACGATCAAGCTTGTCCTCGTTGTAAAACTACGAAGTACAGAAATCCATCTTTGAAGTTGATGGTAAACGTATGTGGACATGCTTTGTGCGAAAGCTGTGTTGATCTTCTGTTTTTGAAAGGTAAAAAGCTCtcaaaaactttatatttaatcaTCCATTTGTAGTAAACTGCAATAAGCCATTTAAAGTCTGCAATACCAAAAATAATCAAAGGTGACCTGTCTCCCATTTAACTTAccaaacatatattttattcctaTTTTAGGGTCAGGATCATGTCCAGAATGCAACGTTCCTCTGCGGAGAAGCAATTTCCGTGTCCAGCTCTTCGAGGACTCTATGGTGGAAAAGGAAATAGACATCAGGAAGCGAGTTCTTAAGGATTACAACAAGAAAGAAGAAGACTTTGCCACTCTCCGTGAATATAATGACTATTTGGAGGAAATAGAGACTATTATCTTCAATCTCACTAATAACATTGATATTGTTGGCACAAATAAAAGAATTGAGCAGTATAAGAGGGATAATAAGGAGCTCATTATGAAGAATAAGGTTAAAATTGGTAAGACAATTAGTATACTACTATGTTCAATATAAAACACTACAATAATAACTAAGCCTTAACCCTGCTCCACAATATAGTTGTGGTGTTGTTCAAGGGTTGAGGTCTAGCAAACTGGTGGGGAGCATGGATTAAGTTTTCCTGTTGGTGCATTCTATGCACTGGCAAACCACAACCATAATAAATCCATATGCCAATGGTAAACCATACCAtagtaataaaacaatattttccaGGCCGTGAAGAATTAGAGCTGGAAGAGATCCTGGAAATAGAGAAACAAATGGAAGACCTGCGTCGCGCTGAGGTGGCTCGCTTTGAACAGGAAGCCAAGAAACAGAAGATACGGGAGAAAGAAGCATTAATAGATGAGCTGATGTTTGCTGAAGGAGATGCTAAGGATATATTGAACACATTCGCACAGAATGCTATAGCTAATAAACAGGAAATTGAAGCTCTGCCTGCGCTACCTAAAGTAAGTCACAGTTAAAATGATTGTAGTTAACTCACGCTAGTTGTAGCAGTGTAATAAGGAATGATTCAGGCtcagaaaataaatcaaaattaatttatttatacacaaatTTACTGTTATAGTGTGATATGTGTAGCAGGGAAGGAACTACAACCtccaaaaaaaatagaattgCAAGGTTTCTGACTGTAAAAAATAACCTATACTgtttgaaaacaaaacaattgaTTTAAAGTCCTGTAGAAAAATCTGTTCAGCTTAAAATAACCAAGTATAAATTTCATTCCAGGTGACCCAATTCTCATCTGGCGTGAAGTTCAGTCGAGCCAGCACCCAGCAGTCAATACCGATCATAGAGGAAGGTCCTCTGTACCGGTACGAGCCACCGGCCATCCCAGACCGCTGCGGGCCGGACCCTCCCTCGCTCAAAGAGATTGTCAGCAATGGCTATCTGAAACATGTTCGGTGAGTGTTTAGAAAGATACTATGATAACAAtgcgatattttaataacagtCGATTTTGGAAATCTTCCTAATGCTACTATCGCTTTGGAAACGCGACGAACGGCGCATCATAGCCACTAACTGAACGAATTGTTAACCCATCTCTGACTACCCCAtcgggatta from Plutella xylostella chromosome 28, ilPluXylo3.1, whole genome shotgun sequence carries:
- the LOC119692078 gene encoding CDK-activating kinase assembly factor MAT1, which codes for MDDQACPRCKTTKYRNPSLKLMVNVCGHALCESCVDLLFLKGSGSCPECNVPLRRSNFRVQLFEDSMVEKEIDIRKRVLKDYNKKEEDFATLREYNDYLEEIETIIFNLTNNIDIVGTNKRIEQYKRDNKELIMKNKVKIGREELELEEILEIEKQMEDLRRAEVARFEQEAKKQKIREKEALIDELMFAEGDAKDILNTFAQNAIANKQEIEALPALPKVTQFSSGVKFSRASTQQSIPIIEEGPLYRYEPPAIPDRCGPDPPSLKEIVSNGYLKHVRSENETERAGGYSSTLPCLRALQDALSGLYHAS